One segment of Mycolicibacterium neworleansense DNA contains the following:
- a CDS encoding NAD(P)-dependent oxidoreductase, with protein sequence MKVTLLGAGGPTGRLLLDKLLSDGHDVTALVRRPPGFPASAPRLRVLHGDATTPADVCAAVADADAVVSVLGTGFSRQPIHLYSASAQAICSALAQAGIRRLIVTSSAALSDWTDPGWNWGERVVGRRILGYLGRTLYADMAGMEAIVSASSLDWTIMRPLGLATMDAPTTYRIAEDHIPGRQTARRDLAAAIADQLSRTDYHGKTVAVATADKHQSLARTLWREGIKPNLACTSQR encoded by the coding sequence GTGAAAGTCACCCTGCTCGGCGCCGGCGGCCCCACTGGCCGCCTGCTTCTGGACAAGCTGCTCTCCGACGGACACGACGTCACCGCCTTGGTGCGGCGGCCTCCCGGCTTCCCCGCATCAGCGCCGCGGCTACGCGTGCTCCACGGAGACGCCACCACTCCGGCCGACGTCTGCGCAGCTGTCGCCGATGCCGACGCCGTGGTATCCGTCCTGGGCACCGGATTCAGCAGGCAACCCATCCACCTGTATTCCGCATCAGCGCAGGCCATTTGCTCGGCTCTGGCCCAGGCCGGAATCCGGCGGCTGATCGTCACCAGCTCAGCAGCCCTCAGTGATTGGACCGACCCGGGCTGGAACTGGGGCGAACGAGTCGTCGGTCGGCGCATCCTCGGATATCTGGGTCGCACCTTGTATGCCGACATGGCCGGCATGGAAGCGATCGTGAGCGCCAGCAGCCTGGACTGGACAATCATGCGTCCGCTTGGGCTGGCCACCATGGACGCACCGACCACCTACCGCATCGCCGAGGATCACATCCCGGGCCGCCAGACCGCTCGCCGTGACCTGGCCGCCGCCATCGCCGACCAGTTGAGCCGAACTGACTACCACGGCAAGACCGTGGCCGTGGCGACCGCCGACAAGCATCAATCCCTGGCCCGCACCCTGTGGCGCGAAGGCATCAAGCCCAACCTGGCCTGCACCAGCCAACGCTGA
- a CDS encoding MarR family winged helix-turn-helix transcriptional regulator: MNQRRDPADAARLRTAVQDLRIALALSTRKVAAIAGLKESDLEVLDVLTRGGPQSPTALARRLSMQPATMTGVLRRLEDAGWVIRRHHDHDRRSVEIESVGHARLADIYRDGSGRMDALQAGMTPAQIATVLEYLTAACEAVTEATAALDVWRPAGSAAEGGAS; the protein is encoded by the coding sequence ATGAACCAACGCCGCGATCCTGCCGACGCCGCCCGGTTGCGAACCGCGGTGCAGGACTTGCGTATCGCGCTCGCGTTGAGCACACGCAAAGTGGCCGCGATCGCCGGCTTGAAAGAGTCCGATCTGGAGGTCCTCGACGTTCTGACGCGTGGGGGACCGCAGTCGCCGACGGCGTTGGCGCGCAGGCTCTCGATGCAACCAGCCACCATGACCGGGGTGCTGCGTCGGCTGGAAGACGCCGGCTGGGTCATCCGCCGCCACCACGACCACGACCGCCGCAGCGTGGAGATCGAATCGGTCGGACACGCCCGACTCGCCGACATCTATCGCGACGGCAGCGGTCGCATGGACGCGCTACAAGCCGGCATGACCCCCGCACAGATCGCCACTGTGCTCGAATATCTCACCGCCGCCTGCGAAGCGGTCACCGAAGCCACAGCAGCACTGGATGTTTGGCGACCCGCGGGATCCGCTGCGGAAGGGGGAGCATCGTGA
- a CDS encoding TetR/AcrR family transcriptional regulator: MPPSRIDARSRLVSTARRRFAVDGPLIPTLDEVRREADVSVGALYHHFSDKQSLLAAVYAELMGEYQQGFIDTLSRHDTAREGICAAVAYHLRWIAEHRAEARLLLGDRIDSPQLQDLNRRFFDAVQTWWKPHSTYGVLRPMNIGVTASLWLGPAQEYSRYWITGSQTRVSPAIVKTFSEAAWATLRIDDGDRA, from the coding sequence GTGCCGCCGTCTCGGATCGACGCTCGTAGCAGACTTGTCAGCACCGCCCGGCGTCGTTTCGCGGTCGACGGTCCATTGATTCCCACACTCGATGAGGTTCGACGGGAAGCCGACGTCAGCGTCGGGGCGCTCTACCACCACTTCTCCGACAAGCAGTCGCTGCTTGCCGCCGTCTACGCCGAGCTCATGGGTGAGTACCAGCAGGGCTTCATCGACACGCTCTCACGCCACGACACGGCGCGCGAGGGGATCTGTGCTGCCGTGGCCTATCACCTGCGCTGGATCGCCGAACACCGGGCCGAGGCGAGGCTGCTGCTGGGCGATCGCATCGACAGCCCGCAGCTGCAGGATCTGAATCGGCGATTCTTCGACGCGGTGCAGACGTGGTGGAAGCCGCACAGCACCTACGGAGTCCTGCGCCCTATGAATATCGGTGTGACCGCGTCGCTTTGGCTCGGCCCGGCGCAGGAATACAGCCGCTACTGGATTACCGGATCGCAGACCCGGGTATCGCCTGCGATCGTCAAAACGTTCTCCGAGGCTGCCTGGGCCACCCTGCGAATCGACGATGGAGATAGAGCATGA
- a CDS encoding FadR/GntR family transcriptional regulator gives MTLQVGDAHPALSAPAVAGITRLSAADTVRARLELAIELGLMKGGERLPAEPDIAEALDVSVATVRRALQSMADEGLLVRRRGRAGGTFVARSGVRVTPGTDHASAAFRADAAEVRRLIDLRALAEDALSAAAAHAATDEELDALTAIVAEAAATTDWAGFRSADQRFHESVAAASGLDWAVHTYCDVLHGLYRYFIPYPIDYLHQSNREHAQLVEALRRRDSRAAAEIARNHVLSLHQTMYVGLPQPGNGSD, from the coding sequence ATGACGTTGCAGGTCGGTGACGCGCATCCGGCGCTGAGCGCGCCCGCCGTCGCGGGCATCACCCGGCTCAGCGCGGCGGACACGGTGCGGGCCCGCCTCGAACTGGCCATCGAGCTGGGGCTCATGAAGGGCGGGGAACGACTGCCCGCCGAACCGGACATCGCCGAAGCTCTCGACGTCAGCGTCGCCACCGTCCGCAGGGCGCTGCAGTCCATGGCCGACGAGGGCCTGCTGGTCCGCCGCCGTGGCCGGGCCGGCGGGACATTCGTCGCGCGCAGTGGTGTCCGGGTCACGCCCGGAACCGACCATGCGTCGGCCGCGTTTCGCGCCGATGCCGCAGAGGTGCGCCGCCTGATCGACCTGCGCGCGCTGGCCGAGGATGCTCTCAGTGCCGCCGCTGCGCACGCCGCCACCGATGAGGAACTCGACGCACTCACGGCCATCGTCGCCGAAGCCGCCGCGACCACCGACTGGGCCGGATTCCGCAGCGCCGATCAGCGCTTCCACGAATCAGTCGCCGCGGCAAGCGGTCTCGACTGGGCGGTGCACACCTACTGCGATGTGCTGCACGGGCTGTACCGGTACTTCATTCCGTACCCGATCGACTACCTGCACCAGTCCAACCGCGAGCACGCTCAGCTGGTGGAGGCGCTCCGCCGGCGCGACAGCCGGGCGGCCGCCGAGATCGCCCGCAATCACGTCCTGTCGTTGCACCAGACCATGTACGTCGGGCTGCCGCAGCCCGGGAACGGGTCGGACTAG
- a CDS encoding sulfite exporter TauE/SafE family protein yields the protein MRSLLIFTLVGLGAQLVDGALGMAFGVTASTLLVLSGVASAQASAAVHLAEVGTTLASAVSHWRFKNIDWPMVAKLGLPGAAGAFTGATVLSSLSTESAAPLMAAILLGIGLYVLLRFSLGTPLSLGEHGTSHSVKFLAPLGVFGGFIDASGGGGWGPVTTSTLLSQGKTAPRTVIGSVSASEFLVAVSASIGFLVGLRQEFLENWPVVLGLMVGGVIAAPVAAWLVSRVNPALLGTAVGGVILLTNSQKLVHYFGVHWPWSTGIYTLIVAGWAGLVVRAWQTSRAPRDVDDSVVTAVEEPAARG from the coding sequence ATGCGTTCGCTTCTGATCTTCACGCTCGTCGGCCTCGGGGCCCAGTTGGTCGACGGTGCCCTCGGGATGGCCTTCGGTGTGACCGCCTCGACCCTGCTGGTGCTCAGCGGGGTCGCGTCGGCACAGGCCAGCGCCGCGGTACATCTGGCTGAGGTGGGAACAACGCTGGCCTCGGCGGTGTCGCACTGGCGTTTCAAGAACATCGATTGGCCGATGGTGGCCAAGCTCGGACTTCCCGGTGCGGCAGGTGCGTTCACCGGCGCCACGGTGCTGTCGTCGCTGTCGACCGAATCCGCCGCGCCGCTCATGGCCGCGATCCTGCTGGGCATCGGGCTCTACGTGCTGTTGCGGTTCTCGCTGGGCACCCCGCTGAGCCTCGGGGAGCACGGTACGAGCCACAGCGTGAAGTTCCTGGCCCCGCTGGGCGTGTTCGGCGGTTTCATCGACGCATCCGGTGGCGGCGGCTGGGGTCCGGTGACCACCAGCACCCTGCTGTCGCAGGGCAAGACGGCGCCACGGACCGTGATCGGTTCGGTGAGCGCCTCGGAGTTCCTGGTCGCGGTGTCGGCGTCGATCGGCTTCCTGGTCGGGCTGCGCCAGGAGTTTTTGGAGAACTGGCCCGTGGTGCTCGGCCTCATGGTCGGCGGGGTGATCGCCGCGCCCGTTGCCGCCTGGCTGGTCAGCCGGGTCAACCCGGCACTGCTCGGTACCGCCGTCGGCGGGGTCATCCTGCTGACCAACAGTCAGAAACTGGTGCACTACTTCGGAGTGCACTGGCCGTGGTCGACCGGCATCTACACTCTGATCGTGGCGGGCTGGGCAGGCCTGGTGGTTCGCGCTTGGCAGACGTCGCGGGCGCCGCGCGATGTCGACGATTCGGTCGTCACCGCCGTCGAAGAGCCTGCGGCACGCGGCTAG
- a CDS encoding APC family permease has protein sequence MTPPSAGQPTLVRALGLRSLVLFGLAYMTPLIVLGIFGVVASTTAGASASAYLIAMAAMLFTASSYGRMAAAYPVSGSAYTYVRRTIDPRVGFLTGWAVLLDYLFLPMVIWLIGAAYLDAQFPGVPGWLWVLAFILITTVLNVIGIKVADKANYLLMAFQLLVIGLFVALSVASVVRSSGAGGLISASPFTGIGASIGGVTAGAAIAAYSFLGFDAVTTFTEEAVEPRKNMPRAIMLIALIGGSIFLVIAYTTQLVHPGGEFADSSSAALEIAKQIGGNLFSAVFLAGLILAQFASGIAAQASASRLLFAMGRDGTLPRSVFGTLSAKFRTPAANLVMVGVVGLLAMFLDVATSTSFINFGAFVAFTLVNVSVIVYYFRHRGAGEARNPVLYVVAPAIGAVITSYLLLQLDTRAIVLGLCWLGLGILVLAVTSRGFKKLPPEIAVDAPEASVAETAV, from the coding sequence ATGACACCACCATCCGCAGGGCAACCGACTTTGGTGCGCGCCCTCGGTTTGCGTTCGTTGGTGCTCTTCGGTCTGGCCTACATGACGCCGCTGATCGTGCTCGGTATCTTCGGCGTCGTCGCGTCCACCACCGCCGGGGCATCGGCGTCGGCCTACCTGATCGCCATGGCGGCCATGCTGTTTACCGCGTCCAGTTACGGTCGGATGGCGGCCGCATACCCGGTGTCGGGATCGGCCTACACCTACGTGCGCCGCACCATCGACCCTCGCGTCGGATTCCTCACCGGCTGGGCGGTATTGCTGGACTACCTGTTCTTGCCGATGGTCATCTGGCTGATCGGCGCGGCGTACCTGGACGCCCAGTTCCCGGGAGTTCCCGGCTGGCTGTGGGTGCTGGCGTTCATCCTGATCACCACCGTGCTCAACGTCATCGGTATCAAGGTCGCAGACAAGGCCAACTACCTGCTGATGGCATTCCAGCTACTGGTCATCGGGTTGTTCGTGGCGCTGTCGGTCGCCTCCGTCGTCCGCAGTAGCGGTGCCGGCGGGCTGATCAGCGCGAGCCCGTTCACCGGGATCGGCGCGAGCATCGGGGGAGTGACGGCCGGCGCGGCCATCGCGGCGTACTCCTTCCTGGGGTTCGACGCCGTCACCACCTTCACCGAGGAAGCCGTCGAGCCGCGCAAGAACATGCCGCGCGCCATCATGCTGATCGCGTTGATCGGCGGTTCCATCTTCCTGGTCATCGCATACACCACCCAATTGGTGCATCCCGGTGGGGAATTCGCCGACTCGTCGTCGGCTGCCCTTGAGATCGCCAAGCAGATCGGCGGCAACCTGTTCTCGGCGGTGTTCCTCGCGGGCTTGATCCTTGCCCAGTTCGCGTCCGGCATCGCCGCACAGGCCTCCGCGTCGCGGCTGCTGTTCGCGATGGGGCGCGACGGCACCCTGCCCCGCTCGGTGTTCGGCACCCTGAGCGCCAAATTCCGCACCCCGGCAGCCAACCTGGTGATGGTCGGCGTCGTGGGTCTGCTGGCGATGTTCCTCGACGTGGCGACCTCCACCTCATTCATCAACTTCGGGGCGTTCGTCGCGTTCACCCTCGTGAACGTGTCGGTCATCGTCTACTACTTCCGCCACCGCGGGGCCGGCGAGGCGCGAAACCCGGTGCTCTATGTCGTGGCGCCGGCGATCGGTGCGGTCATCACGTCGTATCTGCTGCTGCAGCTCGATACCCGGGCGATCGTCCTCGGACTGTGCTGGCTGGGCCTCGGCATCCTCGTCCTGGCCGTGACGAGTCGCGGTTTCAAGAAGCTGCCGCCGGAGATCGCCGTCGACGCGCCCGAGGCCTCCGTCGCCGAAACCGCGGTGTAG
- a CDS encoding carbon-nitrogen hydrolase family protein, whose amino-acid sequence MSGSITVAAVQAAPLDVAGLPVFGREDTVTQFAADVLRVRSTVAGPALIVYPEIHLFGTDDADMLAAAAEPLDGPLIAALGEVARAADAWLIPGSVCERGENGELFNTAPVLAPDGRLVASYRKIFPWRPFEKYTPGDRFVTVDIPDVGRLGLSICYDAWFPEVSRHLAWMGAEVIVNVVKTTTEDRGQELVLARANSIVNQVFTVSVNCAGPVGKGRSIIVDPEGAVLQEDSDDAPGVLCQRIDFGAVAAVRERGTAGTNRMWAQFGPSDRPIALPLYDGSIDPQRWSPSNRHAN is encoded by the coding sequence GTGTCCGGATCGATCACGGTAGCCGCGGTCCAGGCGGCACCGCTGGACGTGGCCGGCCTGCCGGTATTCGGTCGAGAAGACACCGTCACGCAGTTCGCGGCCGACGTGCTTCGGGTGCGGTCGACGGTGGCCGGCCCGGCGCTGATCGTCTATCCCGAGATTCACCTGTTCGGTACCGACGACGCCGACATGCTGGCTGCCGCGGCCGAACCACTGGACGGACCATTGATCGCGGCCCTGGGTGAGGTGGCCCGCGCCGCCGACGCCTGGCTGATTCCCGGCTCGGTGTGCGAGCGGGGGGAGAACGGCGAATTGTTCAACACCGCACCGGTTCTCGCTCCCGATGGCCGGCTCGTCGCGTCCTACCGCAAGATCTTCCCCTGGCGGCCGTTCGAGAAGTACACGCCGGGCGACCGTTTCGTCACCGTCGACATTCCCGACGTCGGCCGGCTCGGGTTGTCCATCTGCTATGACGCCTGGTTCCCTGAGGTGAGCCGCCATCTCGCCTGGATGGGTGCCGAGGTGATCGTGAACGTCGTCAAGACCACCACCGAGGACCGCGGTCAGGAACTGGTGCTTGCCCGCGCCAATTCGATTGTGAACCAGGTGTTCACGGTGAGTGTCAACTGCGCGGGACCGGTCGGCAAGGGCCGCAGCATCATCGTCGACCCCGAAGGCGCTGTGCTCCAAGAGGACTCGGATGATGCCCCGGGCGTGCTCTGCCAGCGCATCGACTTCGGTGCGGTTGCCGCGGTACGCGAGCGGGGAACCGCCGGTACCAACCGGATGTGGGCTCAGTTCGGGCCGTCGGACCGCCCGATCGCGCTGCCGCTGTACGACGGCAGCATCGATCCGCAGCGCTGGTCACCGTCGAACCGTCACGCCAACTGA
- a CDS encoding alpha/beta fold hydrolase, translating into MRTVDVAAGPIAYDDTGGDGPILVFGHGLLMDGRQWRKVIPLLSEYRCITPTLPLGAHTSPMKADADLTETGVAHILADFIDALDLKDVTLVLNDWGGGQFMISEGRDARIAKLVLASVTAFDNYPPKPARPASLLCRLPGGGWILSRMLNTAFFRHSTRAYGALSKARIPDALFDDWFRPARENPSVRRDLVKFAIGAPPPNRLLEMSSRMSSFDRPVLVIWARDDQMMPLEHADRLVDLYPRASKQIVEDSWTLIPEDQPHVIAEALRAFVG; encoded by the coding sequence ATGAGGACGGTTGACGTGGCGGCCGGACCGATCGCGTACGACGATACCGGCGGCGACGGGCCGATACTCGTGTTCGGCCACGGATTGCTCATGGACGGCCGTCAATGGCGCAAGGTGATCCCATTGCTGTCCGAATACCGTTGCATCACACCAACCCTGCCCTTGGGTGCCCACACCTCACCGATGAAGGCCGATGCTGATCTCACCGAGACCGGCGTAGCCCACATCCTCGCGGACTTCATCGACGCGCTCGACCTCAAGGATGTGACGCTGGTCTTGAATGATTGGGGCGGCGGGCAATTCATGATCTCCGAAGGCCGAGACGCGCGCATCGCAAAGCTGGTGCTGGCGTCCGTCACGGCGTTCGACAATTACCCTCCCAAGCCCGCCCGGCCGGCATCGCTGCTGTGCCGGCTGCCCGGCGGCGGGTGGATCCTCAGCAGGATGCTCAACACCGCGTTCTTCCGGCACAGCACGCGGGCCTACGGCGCACTGAGCAAGGCGCGGATACCCGATGCACTCTTCGATGACTGGTTTCGACCCGCTCGCGAAAACCCCTCCGTACGACGCGACTTGGTCAAGTTCGCGATCGGTGCACCGCCGCCTAACCGCCTGCTCGAGATGTCGTCCCGCATGAGCTCTTTCGACCGGCCGGTGCTGGTGATCTGGGCCAGGGATGACCAGATGATGCCCCTGGAACATGCCGACCGTCTCGTCGATCTCTACCCGCGGGCGTCGAAGCAGATCGTCGAAGATTCCTGGACGCTCATCCCCGAAGATCAACCCCACGTCATCGCCGAGGCGCTGCGCGCCTTCGTGGGTTGA